CTCCTATCATTGACTGCCAAGTCGGCGTGGTATATGAAGCGATATTGAATAACATCAGTCCTGCTGAGGTCAATTTCCTTTGGAAGGATGATCAGGGAATTATAGTAGGTAGGAGACAGACATTTGTACCAAGTAGTGATGGAGATTACACACTAGAAGTACAGCCTATAGCCGGTGGACTTTGTCCGGTGGACAAAAAGGCATTTACAGCTGTCACCATTTCCCAAAATATCCAAGTGGCTCTAGATGTGGTCCCTTTCTGTGTGGATCAGACCAGTACCACAATCACCATAGATGCAGCTATGACTGATGTGGATGAAATTGCATGGTTTAATGTGGTAGGCACTACTGCGACTCGAATTCCTGCCTTTGATGGAATGCCAATCATACAGGTAGACCAAGAGGGCACTTATCAGGTTAGACTGTACAGTGCTACCTGTGAAATTGGCAGGGCCAGTGGAGTGGTGATCAAATCCACAATAGAAGCACCTGTAGTTCCCGAAGAAATCACCATCTGTGCAATAGAAGGTGTGACCCAAACCATCAGTCCGGGAGTCTATGATAATTATGAATGGAGACTGGATAGTACTCTAATATCTACAGACTCCACCTATACACCTACCGAAGCCGGCCTGTATGAATTGACCGTTTCAGACAACGTAGGATGTGAATATGTGACTACCATCAATGTCATCGAGGATTGCAGCTTGAAAATCATCTTCCCGAATGGGGTAGTTCTGGGTGACCCGGATCGAAACTTTATCCTCTACGCCAATGAATACATTGATGATGTGGAGGTGTTTATTTTCAACCGTTGGGGTGAATTGATCTTTTATTGCCAACATGACAACCTAGAACCGAACCAATCCTTCTGCCCTTGGGATGGGCAAGTAGGTGGGGAATTTGTTCAAAACGGAACATATGCTGTCGTTGTGAAGTTTACCAGTGAAGACCAAAACAAAACCGAACAATTAACTAAGGCCATTACAGTAATTCAATAGCATGCTTATCCTTATTTCCCCGGCGAAAACGCTGGACTACAGTGCCCCAAATTTCAACGAATCCACCCAACCCGACTTTCAGACAGATGCCCGCTCCCTGGTACGGGTAATGAAAAAGAAATCTGCTGATGAAATCGGAAAACTGATGCACATTTCGGAAAATTTAGCCAACCTAAACGAAGAGCGCTTCAAGACTTTTCAAAAAGACTTTACTTTCGACAATTCCAAGCAGGCTCTTTTGGCATTCAAAGGAGATGTGTACACCAAAATCGATGTGGATGAGTACAACAAGGAAGATTTTGACTTTGCGCAGCAGCATCTGAGAATCCTCTCAGGCTTGTATGGACTACTCAAGCCCTTGGATCTAATCCAGCCCTACAGGCTAGAAATGGGCACTAAACTGGAGACTTCTAAAGGAAAAAACCTCTATGAGTTTTGGGATAAAAAAATAGCAAAAGCCATCAACAAAGCGGCTGATGGGCAACCTATAGTCAATCTGGCCTCACAGGAATATTTCAAAGCCGTCCATCTCAAAACCCTCAAATCACCGGTAATCACCATCAATTTCAAAGAGCATAAAGAAAACGGATATCAGATCGTAGGATTCTTTGCGAAGCAGGCTCGCGGAATGATGACAAATTTTGCAATCAAAAATAGGATTTCAGATCCGGAACTGCTGAAAACCTTTAATGAAGAGGGGTATGAATACTCCACCCAGCTAAGTTCAGAATCAGAATGGGTCTTCGTGCGTTAAGTCCCTAAAAATCAAAAATTAAAGTTTCCAAGGTTTCATTTCAACAGTATAAAACGTAGTTTAGATGCATTAAAAAGGTTTAGAATCCCTGCATCTAACTTCGTGTGCTCAAGAGTCATTTTATATTCTCCTTTCTCTTATTGGCGTTCATTTTTGCGAAGGTGATCGGGGAAAGCATTGTGCCTTTCGCAGATGAGCATTTTGCCATAAAAGTAAACGACCCTGAGCTGACCGGCCCCGATAAACTATGCAATATTTATGGTAGTGTAATCGGTGTTTTTTCAGGTGGCGGGGACTCTGCTACTGATATCTATAAATGGACCATTTTGGCCCCAGATGGGTCCGAATTATTCACCAGACCTGCCGGGTCTTTCCCTACTATTGACTATACTTTTGAACTACTGGGGGTGCACAAAGTCCTGCTAGAGGTCAGTAGAGGTGGGAAATCAATCGCATCTTTGGAGCAGGAGGTGGCTATCATAGCCGGGCCTGAGCTTACGCTTGCCGATTCCTATAAAATATGTGAAGGCAATCCTTTAGAACTTCAGGCCATTTCACCTTCCAGTACCAATTTTTCAAATTACATTTTTGAATGGACAAATGAGTCCGGAGATATCCTGGGGACGCAAAACACCTTGACTGTGGATACCCCAGGAAAATATAAAGTACAGTTTTATACTCCAGACGTCAACTTAAACCCCATTTGTGATACCGAGCTCAACACTGAAGTGGAGGTGCTTTCCAGTCTTTCTATCACCCAAACTTCTGACATAGTCTGCAAGGGTTCAGCTATTGAATTTGAAGCAAACACCAGCTCTAGAGGTTTGTGGCTACTGACGGCACCCGGAGAAACAGAACCAAAGGTAGTAGGGACATTTCCGGAGCTGGCGTTATATCCAGAAGATGACTTCACCGGGCATGGAGAATATCAGTTGGAGTATGTGATAGAAAACCCTTCCAACCCCAGTTGCTCACC
This genomic window from Algoriphagus sp. TR-M9 contains:
- the yaaA gene encoding peroxide stress protein YaaA, which gives rise to MLILISPAKTLDYSAPNFNESTQPDFQTDARSLVRVMKKKSADEIGKLMHISENLANLNEERFKTFQKDFTFDNSKQALLAFKGDVYTKIDVDEYNKEDFDFAQQHLRILSGLYGLLKPLDLIQPYRLEMGTKLETSKGKNLYEFWDKKIAKAINKAADGQPIVNLASQEYFKAVHLKTLKSPVITINFKEHKENGYQIVGFFAKQARGMMTNFAIKNRISDPELLKTFNEEGYEYSTQLSSESEWVFVR